In Sagittula stellata E-37, the following are encoded in one genomic region:
- a CDS encoding sugar ABC transporter ATP-binding protein — translation MTDQDHTPAVALTQAAKHFGPVRALDGVSLRVGPGDCLGLVGHNGAGKSTLVNLINGTFGPSSGEVAFPSGTEGVRSVFQELSLCPNLTVAENLRVSHPGLRGIGWRRQARAEILASLDAVFPGHGIDADAEVDQLSIAERQMVEIAIGFAPRGGQARLVILDEPTSSLDEGIARQLLDHVKGFCAAGGAVIFISHMLGEIFAVASRIVVLKDGRVVADKPATEFTRAGLVDAMGHVATEAVAQQAARSAPGEMVIRTPEGLEARRGEVVGLSGLAGHGQAAALARLYLSQSSDWRAGRAAKAVFVAGDRARDGVLPLWSILRNISISVLQRDARRGLVDRGAERALADDWQRRIGIRTEDLTNPILSLSGGNQQKVLFARALASDAEVVVMDDPMRGVDVGTKQDVYAMIRSEAARGRTFLWYSTETEEVCQCDRVFVFRDGRISAELTGDQITEERILEASFEMQEAS, via the coding sequence ATGACCGACCAAGACCATACGCCTGCAGTCGCGCTGACGCAGGCGGCGAAACACTTCGGCCCGGTGCGAGCCCTCGACGGGGTCAGCCTGCGGGTCGGGCCGGGGGATTGCCTCGGGCTCGTGGGGCACAACGGCGCGGGCAAATCGACGCTGGTGAACCTGATCAACGGCACCTTCGGACCGAGTTCCGGCGAGGTGGCGTTTCCGTCGGGGACGGAGGGCGTGCGATCCGTCTTCCAGGAGCTGTCGCTGTGTCCGAACCTGACGGTGGCCGAGAACCTACGGGTGTCGCATCCGGGCCTCAGGGGCATCGGATGGCGACGGCAGGCCCGGGCCGAGATCCTCGCCAGCCTCGACGCGGTGTTTCCCGGCCATGGTATCGACGCCGACGCGGAGGTCGATCAGCTGAGCATCGCGGAGCGGCAGATGGTGGAGATCGCCATCGGCTTTGCACCGCGCGGCGGGCAGGCGCGCCTGGTGATCCTCGACGAGCCGACAAGCTCGCTGGACGAAGGCATCGCGCGGCAGTTGCTGGACCATGTGAAGGGGTTCTGCGCGGCGGGCGGGGCAGTGATCTTCATCAGCCACATGCTGGGCGAGATCTTTGCCGTTGCAAGCCGCATCGTCGTGCTGAAGGACGGTCGTGTCGTGGCGGACAAGCCTGCGACAGAGTTCACGCGCGCCGGGCTGGTGGATGCCATGGGCCACGTCGCGACAGAGGCGGTGGCCCAGCAGGCGGCACGGTCGGCACCGGGCGAGATGGTCATCCGCACGCCCGAGGGGCTTGAGGCGCGCCGCGGCGAGGTCGTGGGCCTGTCGGGTCTGGCGGGCCACGGGCAGGCGGCGGCGCTGGCGCGGCTTTACCTGTCCCAGTCGTCGGACTGGCGGGCGGGCCGCGCGGCGAAGGCGGTCTTCGTCGCAGGCGACCGGGCGCGCGACGGCGTTCTGCCGCTGTGGTCGATCCTGCGCAACATCTCGATCTCTGTCCTGCAGCGCGATGCGCGGCGGGGACTGGTGGACCGTGGCGCCGAACGCGCGCTGGCAGACGACTGGCAGCGGCGCATCGGCATCCGCACCGAAGATCTGACGAACCCGATCCTGTCGCTTTCGGGCGGCAACCAGCAGAAGGTGTTGTTCGCACGGGCGCTGGCCTCCGACGCGGAGGTGGTGGTGATGGACGATCCCATGCGCGGGGTCGACGTAGGCACCAAGCAGGACGTCTATGCCATGATCCGGTCCGAGGCCGCACGCGGCCGCACCTTCCTGTGGTATTCGACCGAGACCGAAGAGGTCTGCCAGTGCGACCGGGTCTTCGTCTTCCGTGACGGCCGGATCAGTGCCGAACTGACCGGCGACCAGATCACCGAGGAGCGCATCCTCGAAGCGTCCTTTGAAATGCAGGAGGCCTCCTGA
- a CDS encoding ABC transporter permease, translating to MPQRYRILLPVVSLAVLLALTFWMQPRAMSYFGLNLLFNLAVPIALATIAQMMIIMVNDIDLSLGAFVSLVACVTATWLNDAPMTGLLILMLLVLSYAAMGAVIHVLELPAIVVTLGMSFVWGGLALFILPTPGGAAPGWLRTLMTVKPPLMPMAVVAAILIAAVTHVIVMRSGLGTVLRGLGGNARSVARAGLNVTLLKATAYGLAGLFGVLAGMALVGLTTSADANIALRYTLLSIAGVILGGGEFIGGKVSPVGAVIGALTLTLAASFLSFLRLSPDWQIGAQGAILILVLTARLLFSRRGAAA from the coding sequence ATGCCACAGCGTTACCGGATCCTGCTGCCGGTCGTGTCGCTGGCCGTGCTGCTGGCGCTGACCTTCTGGATGCAGCCGAGAGCGATGAGCTACTTCGGCCTCAACCTGCTGTTCAACCTCGCGGTGCCGATCGCGCTGGCGACCATTGCGCAGATGATGATCATCATGGTGAACGACATCGACCTGAGCCTTGGCGCCTTCGTGAGCCTCGTGGCCTGCGTGACGGCCACATGGCTGAACGACGCGCCCATGACGGGGCTGCTGATCCTCATGCTGCTGGTGCTGTCCTACGCGGCGATGGGCGCTGTGATCCACGTGCTGGAGCTGCCGGCCATCGTGGTGACGCTGGGCATGTCCTTCGTCTGGGGCGGGCTGGCGCTGTTCATCCTGCCGACGCCGGGCGGGGCCGCTCCGGGCTGGTTGAGGACGCTGATGACGGTGAAACCGCCGCTGATGCCCATGGCCGTTGTGGCCGCCATCCTGATCGCCGCCGTCACGCATGTGATCGTGATGCGCTCCGGGCTGGGCACGGTGCTGCGCGGGCTTGGCGGCAACGCCCGGTCGGTCGCCCGCGCCGGGTTGAACGTCACCCTGCTGAAGGCCACGGCCTACGGGCTTGCCGGGCTTTTCGGAGTGCTGGCGGGCATGGCGCTGGTCGGGCTGACGACCTCGGCGGATGCCAACATCGCGTTGCGCTACACGCTGCTGAGCATCGCGGGCGTGATCCTCGGTGGCGGAGAGTTCATCGGTGGCAAGGTGAGCCCGGTGGGCGCGGTGATCGGTGCGCTGACGCTGACGCTTGCGGCCTCCTTCCTGTCCTTCCTGCGGCTGTCGCCCGACTGGCAGATCGGCGCGCAGGGCGCGATCCTGATCCTTGTCCTGACGGCACGGCTGCTGTTCTCGCGGCGGGGGGCTGCGGCATGA
- a CDS encoding ABC transporter substrate-binding protein: MKTFLTGAATLALLAGAAHAESHLADTSDKRIALSNNYAGNSWRQAMLQTFEETAEAAVADGVVGAADAFTTSENQATEQAAQIQNMILQGYDAIVLNAASPTALNGAVAEACGAGLIVVSFDGIVTEPCAWRIAVDFAAMGKEEVDYLATRLPEGGNLLEIRGLAGVFVDDEISKGIQEGVAEHDQFEIVGSVHGDWAQDVAQKAVAGILPSLPEVVGVVTQGGDGYGAAQAFEAAGRDTPLIVLGNRQDELKWWAEQRDANGYETLSLSIAPGVASLAFWVAQQILAGEEVPKDLTVPFLKITQDDLDGALESTPEGSVANVSYTLEDAQSVISDAK, encoded by the coding sequence ATGAAGACGTTTCTGACGGGCGCGGCGACGCTGGCCCTGCTGGCCGGTGCCGCCCATGCGGAAAGCCATCTGGCGGACACCTCGGACAAGCGGATCGCGCTGTCCAACAACTACGCGGGCAACTCGTGGCGGCAGGCGATGCTACAGACCTTCGAGGAGACGGCGGAAGCCGCCGTGGCCGACGGGGTCGTGGGGGCCGCGGATGCCTTCACCACCTCGGAGAACCAGGCGACGGAGCAAGCCGCGCAGATCCAGAACATGATCCTGCAGGGCTATGACGCCATCGTGCTGAACGCCGCATCGCCGACCGCCCTGAACGGCGCGGTGGCCGAGGCATGCGGTGCCGGGCTGATCGTGGTGAGCTTCGACGGCATCGTGACAGAACCCTGCGCCTGGCGGATCGCGGTGGATTTCGCCGCGATGGGCAAGGAAGAGGTCGATTATCTGGCGACGCGCCTGCCCGAGGGCGGCAACCTGCTGGAGATTCGTGGCTTGGCCGGGGTCTTCGTCGATGACGAGATCTCCAAGGGCATTCAGGAGGGCGTGGCAGAGCACGACCAGTTCGAGATCGTCGGGTCCGTGCATGGGGATTGGGCGCAGGACGTGGCGCAGAAGGCGGTTGCAGGCATCCTGCCCTCGCTGCCCGAGGTCGTCGGCGTGGTGACGCAGGGCGGCGACGGCTACGGCGCGGCTCAGGCCTTCGAGGCCGCGGGCCGCGACACGCCGCTGATCGTTCTGGGCAACCGCCAGGACGAGCTGAAGTGGTGGGCGGAACAGCGCGACGCCAACGGCTACGAGACGCTTTCGCTGTCGATCGCGCCCGGTGTCGCCTCGCTGGCGTTCTGGGTGGCGCAGCAGATCCTTGCGGGCGAAGAGGTGCCGAAGGACCTGACCGTGCCGTTCCTGAAGATCACGCAGGACGATCTGGACGGCGCGCTGGAAAGCACGCCCGAAGGCTCTGTCGCCAACGTCAGCTACACGCTGGAAGACGCGCAGTCGGTGATCTCCGACGCAAAGTGA